One stretch of Diorhabda carinulata isolate Delta chromosome 5, icDioCari1.1, whole genome shotgun sequence DNA includes these proteins:
- the LOC130893706 gene encoding glutathione S-transferase 1-like, with protein sequence MAPTLYYILASPPVRSVLLCAKAIGVELNLKEVDVLNGEHLSPEYLKINPQHTVPVLDDDGFIVIDSHVIMTYLVSKYGKSDSLYPKDIKQRAIVDHRLHFDSSILFIRGLMISKAVIFEGAKNPQPKQLAALEEAFNITERFLDKNKFIAGDNLTVADFSFVTSLTSWTVFCPLDETKHPNIAAWLKRMKSLSYYAEANQKGLDLLFEIMNQKLIENNK encoded by the exons ATGGCCCCcacattatattatattcttgCTAGCCCCCCCGTAAGATCTGTGTTGTTATGTGCGAAAGCTATCGGCGTTGAACTGAATTTGAAGGAAGTAGATGTTTTAAATGGAGAACATTTGTCACCAGAATATCTCAAG ATTAATCCTCAACATACTGTTCCGGTTTTGGATGACGACGGTTTCATAGTAATTGATAGCCATGTTATAATGACATACCTCGTATCTAAATATGGGAAAAGCGACTCTTTGTATCCAAAAGACATAAAGCAAAGAGCAATTGTTGACCACCGTCTTCATTTTGATTCTAGTATTCTTTTCATAAGAGGTTTAATGATTTCG aaaGCAGTTATTTTCGAAGGAGCAAAGAATCCTCAGCCGAAGCAACTAGCTGCACTAGAAGAAGCTTTCAATATAACTGAAAGATTTTTggataaaaacaaatttattgctGGAGATAACTTAACGGTGGCCGATTTTTCGTTCGTTACATCGCTTACGTCTTGGACTGTGTTTTGTCCTCTGGACGAAACAAAACACCCGAATATTGCCGCTTGGTTGAAGCGGATGAAATCGTTGTCTTATTATGCAGAAGCTAACCAAAAAGGGCTAGACCTTCTCTTCGAAATTATGAACCAAAAActgattgaaaataataaataa
- the LOC130893707 gene encoding ubiquitin carboxyl-terminal hydrolase 38, translating into MAVKQKVVECVTPTNEARLQLILRALQAISPDDGFQDKFCAQIVKSLGTVPIPTDPLSYMKFIEDIKKVENILSKECSDKRHIYKALLDEISNLDSHRQLSPAMSIVLQLIDVSTIPNAIKYILNCNYPEQQLEKAFYTLCIWLRQCTWVDNLGPLVLAFMKGLEAEYHYDILTEVTLVTIEPLFKLLMFPKIRKTVGPVVLYMLSRNQHNNPQIFHKVIPLTETVCEKLDKERSDSSLQCLKEIVNIFMSLMETFPGYPDLYRSLNEVLQPFCATIDYKKPLQFKPWSGYTPQTVDNMIPVEKVGLNNLGNTCYMNSVLQALFMTKIFRNEVLRHNRDVSQLFSKLQALFVLLQFSKRNSLSPNDILHVSRPPGFSLGHQHDSSEFLGYLLDTLHEQEKNVTNTIESCYGDEGAVALLPTKVQQSFGGKTMTVSRCGECTTTSERVDHFRELQLSFPNHSDNQSVQTLLDYYLQPEKLSGDNQYHCDICNRLTDGEKVTKIVEAPARLIFTLKHFRYDPTSHQRTKLLQTVVLDDRLTLDSHIYELYAAVVHCGFSVDSGHYYTLAKDKSQWYKFNDSCVSKATTEDLKRLKPPETAYILFYSRQDVDEPENISSTILSNKLQIILAKDQSESETEKRQQSNRSFNFKQNRNDEPPPPSCGGGGFSTSGNMLVC; encoded by the exons ATGGCTGTAAAACAGAAAGTAGTAGAGTGCGTAACTCCAACCAATGAGGCACGTTTGCAATTAATACTAAGAGCTCTACAGGCCATATCCCCCGATGATGgatttcaagataaattttGTGCACAAATAGTGAAAAGTTTAGGAACGGTCCCCATTCCAACGGATCCATTGAGTTACATGAAATTCATCGAAGACATaaagaaagttgaaaatatattatccAAGGAATGTTCAGATAAAAGACATATATATAAAGCTTTGTTAGATGAAATTTCAAATCTGGATTCACACAGACAATTATCACCAGCGATGTCTATAGTTCTACAACTGATAGACGTATCCACCATACCAAATGCCATCAAATACATATTAAACTGCAATTATCCCGAACAACAATTAGAGAAAGCCTTTTATACACTTTGTATATGGTTGAGACAGTGCACGTGGGTGGATAATTTAGGACCGTTAGTACTCGCTTTCATGAAAGGCTTAGAAGCTGAATATCATTATGATATTTTAACAGAAGTGACCTTAGTAACTATAGAaccattatttaaattattgatgtTTCCAAAGATAAGAAAAACTGTGGGGCCAGTTGTATTGTATATGTTGTCAAGGAATCAACATAATAACCCCCAAATATTCCACAAAGTGATACCTCTCACCGAAACCGTGTGTGAAAAATTAGATAAAGAAAGAAGCGATTCCAGTTTACAGTGTTTGAaagaaattgtaaatatatttatgagtTTAATGGAAACTTTTCCTGGATATCCTGATTTGTACCGATCTTTAAATGAAGTTTTGCAACCTTTCTGTGCAACTATAGACTATAAAAAACCTTTACAATTCAAACCTTGGTCGGGTTATACTCCTCAAACTGTAGATAATATGATACCAGTGGAAAAAGTTGGTTTGAACAATTTGGGAAATACCTGTTACATGAATAGCGTTCTGCAAGCTTTGTTCATGActaaaatattcagaaatgaAGTTCTACGCCACAACAGGGATGTTTCTcagttattttcaaagttaCAGGCGTTGTTTGTTCTATTGCAATTCTCTAAACGAAATTCTCTATCTCCCAATGATATTCTGCATGTATCAAGACCTCCAGGTTTCTCCTTAGGTCACCAACACGATAGTTCAGAATTTCTGGGGTATCTATTGGATACTCTTCacgaacaagaaaaaaatgtaaccaACACAATAGAAAGCTGTTATGGGG ATGAAGGCGCTGTTGCTTTACTTCCAACAAAAGTTCAACAATCTTTTGGTGGTAAAACGATGACAGTATCAAGATGTGGGGAATGTACTACAACAAGCGAAAGAGTAGATCATTTTAGAGAGCTGCAACTGTCATTTCCCAATCATTCTGATAATCAATCTGTACAGACTTTACTTGATTATTACTTACAACCGGAAAAATTGAGCGGTGATAATCAGTACCACTGTGATATATGTAATCGACTGACGGATGGAGAAAAAGTCACTAAAATCGTTGAAGCACCTGCGAGGTTAATATTCACCCTAAAACATTTTAG GTACGATCCAACATCACATCAACGTACAAAACTACTACAAACCGTCGTGCTCGACGATCGGCTAACGTTAGATTCTCACATTTACGAATTGTACGCTGCCGTTGTACATTGTGGTTTTAGCGTCGATTCTGGACATTATTACACGTTAGCGAAAGATAAATCACAATGGTATAAATTCAATGATAGTTGTGTAAGTAAAGCGACTACGGAAGATCTAAAACGATTGAAGCCCCCGGAAACCGCttacatattattttatagtagACAAGACGTCGACGAACCGGAAAATATATCATCGACAATACTTtctaataaattacaaataatctTAGCTAAAGATCAATCTGAATCGGAAACCGAAAAAAGACAACAGTCCaatagatcttttaattttaaacaaaataggAACGACGAACCTCCTCCTCCTAGTTGCGGAGGAGGAGGTTTTTCGACCTCGGGTAATATGTTGGTATGTTAG